CGGGTCGACCTTGTGGAACCGGTCGAAGACGTGGGGCAGGTGCTCCACCGGGATGCCCGGCCCCTGGTCGGTGACCTCGAAGACGACCACCGGGCCCGCCCCGGTCACGGTGGCCCGGATCTCCCCGCCGCCGTGTTCGATCGCGTTGGCGACCAGGTTGGCCAGCACGCGCTCCAGCCGGCGCGGGTCGGTGCGCAGCGTGATCGCGTCGCCGGCGACCAGAACCCGCTCCGACCAGCCGCGTGCCGCGACGATCCCGTGCAGCAGCGCCGACGCGTCGACGGACCCGACGGCCGGCTGCTCCCGGCCGGAATCCAACCGGGAGATCTCCATCAGGTCCTCGACCAGCCGGCGCAGCCGGACCACGTCGCCGACCAGCAACCGCGCGGCCGGTCGCGCATCGCCGGGCAACTGGTCGAGGTGCTCACCCAGCAGCGACGCCGCGGCCACCAGGGCGGTCACCGGGGTACGCAGCTCGTGCGCCACATCGGCGGTGAACCGCCGCTCACGGGCCTGCGCGGCCGACAGTGCCGCGATCTTCGACTCCAGCGCCTCGGCCATCTCGTTGAACGTCGCCGCCCAGACGCTGAACTCGTCGCGTCCGCGCACCGGCAGGCGGGTGTCGAGCAGGCCCTCGGTGAGCGCCCGGGCGGCCCGGCTGGCCCGGCCCACCGGCTCCAACGTGCGCCGGGCCAGCGTGTGACCCACCCCGGCGGCGAGCAGCACCACGAGCACCCAGCCCGCCACCAGCGCGCTACGCAGCTGACCCAGGTCGGTGGCGACGTCGTCCTCCACGGTGAGGACGTACAACTCGGCGGTCGAGCCGGGAATGCGCCCGCCGACCACCAGCAGCCGAGGACGTTGCGCCGGTGCGGAGCGCTGGTATCCGAGCTGTCCACCCGCGACGGTTGCCCGCAACCCGGTGCCCAGCGTCGGGGCGTACGCGGGGTGCGAGGGGCGGCTCGGGCCGTCGACGAGCACCACGTGCCGGCCGCTTGCCTCGAAGCTGGTGAGCAGGTCGGTGCTGCGTTGCTCGGTCAGCGGGAGGAACTGTCCGGCGAGCACGAGTTGGTAGCGGGCGTCGGCGGCTGCCTCCTGCAGCGACGCGTCCCACCAGGACTGCCGCAGCAGCAGCCCGGTCCCACCGGCGAGCAGGCCGGCCGAGACCCCGGCGACCAGCACGAACGCGATGGTCAGCCGGCGCCGCAGGCGGCCCGGGGTCACCGCGCGTCCGGCCATCGCCGACCCTCCCGTCAGCCCACCGACAGCTTGTAGCCGGCGCCACGCACGGTACGGACCAACCGTGGCTGCGCCGGGTCCTCCTCGATCTTGGAGCGCAGCCGTTGCACCGCCACGTCGACCAGCCGGGAGTCGCCGAGGAAGTCGTGGTGCCAGACCAGGTCCAGCAGCAACTCCCGGGTGAAGACCTGGCCGGGTCGGCGGGCCAGCTCCAGCAACAGGCGGAACTCGGTGGCGGTCAGCGCCACCTCCCGCCCGTGCCGACGGACCACGAAGCTGCCCGGGTCGATCTCCAGGCTGCCGACCTCGATGATGGTGGACGGGGCGGTAGCGCTCATTCTGCGCAGCACCGAGCGGACCCGGGCCACCAACTCGGGCAGGTCGAAGGGCTTGCGCAGGTAGTCGTCGGCGCCGCACTCCAACCCGACCACCACGTCGATGGTGTCGGTGCGCGCGGTCAGCATCAGGATCGGCACCTGGCTGGTACGCCGGATCTCCCGGCAGACGTCCAGGCCGTCCAGACCGGGCAGCATGACGTCGAGCACGATCAGGTCGACCGGGTGGGCTCGCCACGCCGCGAGGGCCTGCCGCCCGTCGACGGCGGTGTCGACCCGGAAGCCGGCGCGGCGCAGTCCGAGGGCGGTGACCTCCCGGATGGAGGCGTCGTCCTCGACCACCAGCACGCGGCCCTCCATGACCCGAGAGTAGACCCGCCGCCACGGTGCGCAGCCTGGCGAAACGGTCGGGTTCCACGGACCGGCCGGACCGTTGAGCGGCACCGACGACCCCACCTCGCACCGGGCCGAGCGTTGATCTCGACGTGGGCTACTGAGATCAT
This portion of the Micromonospora zamorensis genome encodes:
- a CDS encoding sensor histidine kinase; amino-acid sequence: MAGRAVTPGRLRRRLTIAFVLVAGVSAGLLAGGTGLLLRQSWWDASLQEAAADARYQLVLAGQFLPLTEQRSTDLLTSFEASGRHVVLVDGPSRPSHPAYAPTLGTGLRATVAGGQLGYQRSAPAQRPRLLVVGGRIPGSTAELYVLTVEDDVATDLGQLRSALVAGWVLVVLLAAGVGHTLARRTLEPVGRASRAARALTEGLLDTRLPVRGRDEFSVWAATFNEMAEALESKIAALSAAQARERRFTADVAHELRTPVTALVAAASLLGEHLDQLPGDARPAARLLVGDVVRLRRLVEDLMEISRLDSGREQPAVGSVDASALLHGIVAARGWSERVLVAGDAITLRTDPRRLERVLANLVANAIEHGGGEIRATVTGAGPVVVFEVTDQGPGIPVEHLPHVFDRFHKVDPSRSAPGSGLGLAIAREHATVLGGVLSVRSESGAGTRFRLELPAHGLPAPASDDGERAGTAAGDTA
- a CDS encoding response regulator transcription factor, which codes for MEGRVLVVEDDASIREVTALGLRRAGFRVDTAVDGRQALAAWRAHPVDLIVLDVMLPGLDGLDVCREIRRTSQVPILMLTARTDTIDVVVGLECGADDYLRKPFDLPELVARVRSVLRRMSATAPSTIIEVGSLEIDPGSFVVRRHGREVALTATEFRLLLELARRPGQVFTRELLLDLVWHHDFLGDSRLVDVAVQRLRSKIEEDPAQPRLVRTVRGAGYKLSVG